The Stratiformator vulcanicus genome has a segment encoding these proteins:
- a CDS encoding histidine triad nucleotide-binding protein, with the protein MSIFQKIIDRDIPADIVFEDDRCLAFRDIKPQAPVHILVIPKKVIPQLSDADDSDSELLGHLLSTARQVAADEGLDGGFRVIINNGDDGGQDVPHLHLHVLGGRKLKWPPG; encoded by the coding sequence ATGAGCATCTTTCAAAAGATTATCGACCGTGACATTCCGGCCGACATCGTCTTTGAAGACGACCGCTGCCTCGCGTTTCGAGACATCAAGCCGCAGGCTCCCGTTCACATTTTGGTGATCCCCAAGAAGGTGATCCCTCAACTCTCCGATGCCGATGATTCCGACAGCGAGTTGCTCGGGCATCTTCTCTCAACTGCCCGACAGGTTGCCGCCGACGAGGGTCTCGACGGAGGCTTTCGTGTGATCATCAATAACGGCGACGACGGCGGACAGGATGTTCCGCACCTTCACCTGCACGTCCTTGGAGGTCGGAAATTGAAGTGGCCTCCCGGTTAG
- the trpE gene encoding anthranilate synthase component I: MTHEPPFDVFREIAAAGRRVPVYRQLIGDSITPVSAYCRLRQEGCSFLFESVVGGEKIGRYSFVGTSPFLTISACGTTVTITEGDKERSFECDDPLGELQQLLEHYQTEPSEGLPRFCGGAVGYAGYDVVRYSEHLPDAPSDDRKLPDMHFALYDRMVIFDQINKTIFVVAHARPAADAEDATAEYRRACRAVDDLCRQLQQGVDDLQVTDIETSGEPQIDFESNFTKAGFESVVERCQEYIRAGDVFQVVVSQRLRRETSARPLDIYRALRVVNPSPFMFLLTLPQTTLIGSSPEIMVRVEEDIVTIRPLAGTRKRGRSEAEDRKLAEELLADPKERAEHVMLIDLARNDVGRVAEFGSIELSDVMEVERYSHVMHITSNVTGRLKQGTTAIDALRAGLPAGTVSGAPKVRAMEIIDEMEPHRRGPYAGAVGYIDFTGHMDTCIALRTIVLTGQTAFLQAGAGLVADSVPSAEYEETLNKAKVLLRAIEVAEKRL; this comes from the coding sequence CAGTTGATCGGTGACTCGATTACTCCCGTCTCGGCGTACTGTCGGCTTCGGCAAGAGGGTTGTTCGTTCTTATTTGAAAGTGTGGTCGGCGGGGAAAAGATCGGGCGGTACAGCTTCGTCGGTACCTCGCCCTTTCTGACGATCTCCGCCTGCGGGACTACGGTCACTATTACCGAAGGCGACAAAGAGCGCAGCTTCGAATGTGATGACCCGCTCGGTGAGCTTCAGCAACTACTCGAGCACTATCAGACCGAGCCTTCCGAGGGTCTGCCGCGGTTTTGTGGAGGGGCCGTCGGGTATGCGGGTTACGATGTCGTCCGCTATAGCGAGCACCTGCCGGACGCTCCGTCCGACGATCGCAAATTGCCGGACATGCACTTCGCGCTGTACGACCGGATGGTCATCTTCGACCAAATCAATAAGACGATCTTTGTCGTCGCCCATGCGAGACCGGCTGCCGACGCAGAGGATGCGACTGCTGAATATCGCCGGGCCTGTCGGGCCGTCGACGATCTGTGTCGGCAGTTGCAGCAGGGGGTCGACGACCTGCAGGTGACCGACATCGAAACGAGCGGCGAACCCCAAATCGATTTCGAATCGAATTTCACCAAGGCCGGGTTCGAGTCGGTGGTTGAGCGGTGCCAGGAATACATTCGCGCCGGTGACGTTTTTCAGGTCGTCGTCAGTCAGAGACTGCGGCGGGAGACCTCGGCACGACCGCTCGATATTTACCGCGCACTCCGCGTTGTAAACCCGAGCCCGTTCATGTTTCTGCTCACACTGCCGCAGACAACGTTGATCGGCAGTTCGCCGGAAATTATGGTGCGGGTTGAAGAGGATATCGTCACGATTCGGCCGTTGGCCGGAACGCGAAAACGGGGTCGGTCCGAAGCAGAGGATCGGAAGTTAGCCGAAGAACTGTTGGCTGACCCGAAGGAGCGGGCTGAGCACGTGATGCTGATCGACCTCGCCAGAAATGATGTCGGACGCGTCGCCGAATTTGGTTCGATTGAGCTGTCCGACGTGATGGAGGTCGAGCGATACAGCCACGTGATGCACATTACGTCGAATGTGACGGGGCGACTGAAACAAGGCACGACCGCCATTGATGCGCTGCGGGCCGGACTTCCTGCCGGGACCGTCTCCGGCGCGCCGAAAGTCCGAGCGATGGAAATCATCGACGAGATGGAGCCGCATCGACGCGGACCCTATGCGGGGGCCGTCGGCTACATCGATTTTACCGGGCACATGGATACGTGCATCGCGCTGCGGACAATCGTGCTCACCGGGCAGACGGCTTTTCTGCAGGCTGGCGCCGGTCTGGTGGCTGACAGCGTCCCGAGCGCCGAGTACGAAGAAACGTTGAACAAAGCCAAGGTGTTGCTGCGGGCGATCGAAGTGGCCGAAAAGCGACTTTGA